Part of the Sphingomonadaceae bacterium OTU29LAMAA1 genome, GGAGGAGTGCGATGGAGGGAGGCTCAGGGGGCCCAGTGGATGTCGACGGGCAGTTCCGCGTCCGCGAGCACGCGACCGATCGGATAGGGCGAGGACGGCCCCTGATCGATCGCGCGTTCGATGACGTCGCGTTTGCCCTGTCCAGTGACCGCAATCATCAGCGCGCGCGCCGTGACGATGCCTTCGCGGCTGAGGGTCACGCGGGCGACAGGTGCCTCGGAAGGCAGCGGGTCGGGCATGACGCCGAGTGCGCGTCGCTCCTTTGGTCCGGCCAGCGCCTCGTCGAAATCGGGGCCGGGGAAGATCGATGCGGTATGCCCGTCCCCACCGACGCCGAGCAGGCACAGGTCGAGCGGCCAGTGCAGATCCTGCATCAGCGCGTCCGCCGAACGACCGGCACTTTTGTAATCGGCGGTCGCCTGCGGAACGATCGGCATGACCCGCGCGCCCTTGGGGATGAAGGCCTTGGCAATCATCGTGACGTTGGACAGCGCATCACCCAACGGCACGATGCGCTCGTCGGTCGGGACGATCGTCACCCGCTTCCAGTCGAGCTTCGCCTTGGCGAGCTTTTCATAGATCGGGACCGGAGTCTTGCCGCCCGACAGCGCGATCACCGCCGCGCCGCGCGCATCGATCGCCGCCTCAATGATGAACTGGATATCACCGGCGACGGCGTTGGCCATTTCGGCCGCGTCGTCATAATCCCACCATTCGATTTCGCTCATCCGTGTGTTCTCTCGTGTTCTGCGCGTATGGTCGAGCACCCGATAGACCCGGTGTGCCCGCAAGGTAAGTGGCCCCGCATACGTATGGGGGAAGGTTTTGAGCGGTCGTTTGGTTCTGCAAACGCAGGCTCAATCGTCCTGCCAGGTCACCCCGTCGCGCTCGGTGAGGCCGATCGCGCCAGCCGGCCCCCAGGTGCCGGCGGTGTAATGCTTGGGCTTGGTCTTGTTCGCCTCCCAGCCGGCGCGGATGGCGTCGATCCAGGTCCACTGCGCCTCCACCTCGTCGCGGCGGACGAATAACGTCTGGTCCCCTTCGATCAGGTCGAGCAGCAAGCGCTCGTAGGCGATGCGGCGCCGGGATCCGGCGAATTCGGCGTCCAGGCTCAGGTTCAGCGGTACTTCGCGCAGGCGCACACCCTCGCGATCGAGCCCGGGTTCCTTGGTCATCACCAGCAACTGGACATATTCCTCGGGCTGCAGGCGGATCACCAGCGTGTTGGGCTGGAGCAGACCGCCGCGACCGCGGAACATCGAATGCGGCACAGGCTTGAACTGGATCGCGATCTCGCTGCGACGCTTCGCCATGCGCTTGCCGGTGCGCAGGTAGAAGGGCACGCCTTGCCAGCGCCAGTTGTCGATATGCGCCTTGATCGCGACGAACGTCTCGACGTTGCTGTCATAGCCAAGCTCGTCGTCATAGCCCTTCACGACCTTGCCGCCAACGGCGCCTTCTTCATACTGGCCGGTCACGGTGCATTGTTGCACGGCCTCGGCTTCGATCTTGCGCATCGATCGGAAAACTTTGGCTTTTTCGTCGCGGATCGCAGTGCCGTCGTACAAGGCCGGCGGTTCCATGGCGATCAGCGCGACCAGCTGGAGCATGTGGTTGGCGACCATGTCGCGCAACGCACCGGCGCCCTCGTAATAACCGGCGCGATCCTCGAGACCGACAGTCTCGGCGATCGTGATCTGGACGTTGTCGATCCCTTGTGCGTTCCAGATCGGCTCGAACATCGAGTTGCCGAAGCGTAACGCCAGAATGTTCTGGACCGTTTCCTTGCCGAGGTAATGGTCGATACGGAAGATGCGGTCTTCCGGGAAGACGGAGGCAACGGTGTCGTTGATCTCCTTGCTCGAGCCCAGATCATAGCCAAGCGGCTTTTCCAGGCCGATGCGCACCGTATCCCCGGCAAGGCCGACGCTTTTCAGCCCCTTCACCGCCGGTTCGAACAGCGATGGCGCCGTCGACAGATAGATGGCGAGACCGCAGGAGACGTCGCCGACCTTTTCGGCCAACGCCTGATACGTCGACTGATCCGACAGATCGACCGATTGGTAGAAGATGCGATCGAGGAATCCCGACAGGGCACCTTCGTCCTTGCGATCGGCCGGCAGGAACTCGTCCAGCGCCTTCTTGGCGAAGTCGCGAAAACCGGCATCGTCGAGGTCGCTGCGTGCCGAACCGGTGATCGTCAGCCCATCCGGCAGCAGGCCGTCGGCGTGCAAGCCATAGAGAGAGGGCAGCAGCATGCGCTGCGCGAGGTCACCGGTCGCTCCGAACAGGAGCAGCTTGCCGACGGGATTGCGCTGCATGACGATCCTTGGATTTCTAGAGGATGAGGCCGGCAAGCGGATCGAGCCCGGCCATGATATTGAGGTTCTGGACGGCGGCGCCACCGGCGCCCTTGCCCAGATTGTCGAGTGTTGCGATCAGGCGGACATGGCCGCTGTCGGCATTGCCGCAGATGCGCAAGGTCATACGATCGGTGCCGGCGTTTTCCTCGATCTCCACGGCAGCCGGATCACCGGAAGCGACCGAGACGAGCGCACTGTCCAGATAGGCGGCGGCGAGCGTATCCTCGATCTGCGCAAGGCTCGGGGCGCCCGGCAATTGCTTCAACGGGAGGGGTATCTCACCCAGCATGCCGCGATTCAGCCGCGCGACGGCGGGTGCGAAGATCGGCGGATGCGTGAGGCCGGCATGATCGCGCATCTCGGGCAGGTGCTTGTGGGACAGGCCGAGGGCGTAAATTCGGAACGCGGTGTCGGTGCCGCCCTGTTCGAATTCGGCAATCATCGACTTGCCCCCGCCCGAATAGCCGGATGTGGCATTGTAGGTCAGCGGCCAGTCGGTCGGCACCAGCCCGGCGCGAACCAGCGGCGCCATCAGTGCGAGGAAGGCGGTGGGGTAGCAGCCCGGATTCGACACGAAGCGGGACATGGCGATCCGTTCGCCCTGTCCTGGCGCCAGTTCCGGAAAGCCGTAGGTCCATCCGTCGGCCACGCGGTGCGCGGAGGATGCATCGATGATCCGCGTCGTCCCGCCCCGTACCAAAGCAACGGCCTCGCGCGCGGCCTCGTCCGGCAGGCAGAGAATGGCGATATCCGCATCGTTCAGGGCTTCGGCGCGCGCCGAAGCGTCCTTACGCCGATCGTCATCCAGCGTCACGACCGTCAGGTCGGTCCTGCCGGCGAGTCGATCACGGATGTCTATACCGGTCGTACCGACCGCACCGTCGATGAAGACCGTAACACTCACGAATCGAAATCCGAAACCTTGTCGAGCGCCGTGCGATCGACATAACCAACCATTCCCGCCCGTACGGAAAGCCCCCAGGCATGCTTCCCGGCGAGTTCCAGCACCTCGAACACGTCTCCCGGAGCAAGATCGCCAATCGGCTCACTGAGGTTGCGATCGGCGAACAGGGCGATGCCAGTCAGCACCCGCGCCTTCAGCGGCGCCGCGTAATGCGGAGCAAATACCTGTTCAGCCAAGCGAACATCGGCGAGGTCGCCACGCACCGCGTGCGTCTTCGGGTCGAGGTCGACCGATGGGCCGGTGAGGGCGAAGGCCCTACGCGAGGGCTGGCTGGAGCGACCGGGGGTCGCCTTCGCCAAGGAATTGCCCGAACTCTTCAAGAAACTCTGCCCCTTCGGAAGTACGCGCGACGAAGATGTTGCGCTTGTCGCTGTCGTCACGTTGACGGCGCAGATAGCCGAGCGCACCCAGCCTGTTCAAGGCGCGCGTGACGACGGGCTTCGAGACGTTCAGCGCCCGCGCCAAACCGCGCACTGTATGAGGGCCGGGATTGAGGTAGACGAGAAGGAGCAGCGCCATCTGACGATTGGTCAGATCGGGCTCTCCCGACCGGACGTAATCGACCAGGGCCGTCATCCAGGTGGCAAG contains:
- the pgl gene encoding 6-phosphogluconolactonase, which translates into the protein MSEIEWWDYDDAAEMANAVAGDIQFIIEAAIDARGAAVIALSGGKTPVPIYEKLAKAKLDWKRVTIVPTDERIVPLGDALSNVTMIAKAFIPKGARVMPIVPQATADYKSAGRSADALMQDLHWPLDLCLLGVGGDGHTASIFPGPDFDEALAGPKERRALGVMPDPLPSEAPVARVTLSREGIVTARALMIAVTGQGKRDVIERAIDQGPSSPYPIGRVLADAELPVDIHWAP
- a CDS encoding MarR family transcriptional regulator; translated protein: MTALVDYVRSGEPDLTNRQMALLLLVYLNPGPHTVRGLARALNVSKPVVTRALNRLGALGYLRRQRDDSDKRNIFVARTSEGAEFLEEFGQFLGEGDPRSLQPALA
- the argC gene encoding N-acetyl-gamma-glutamyl-phosphate reductase, giving the protein MSVTVFIDGAVGTTGIDIRDRLAGRTDLTVVTLDDDRRKDASARAEALNDADIAILCLPDEAAREAVALVRGGTTRIIDASSAHRVADGWTYGFPELAPGQGERIAMSRFVSNPGCYPTAFLALMAPLVRAGLVPTDWPLTYNATSGYSGGGKSMIAEFEQGGTDTAFRIYALGLSHKHLPEMRDHAGLTHPPIFAPAVARLNRGMLGEIPLPLKQLPGAPSLAQIEDTLAAAYLDSALVSVASGDPAAVEIEENAGTDRMTLRICGNADSGHVRLIATLDNLGKGAGGAAVQNLNIMAGLDPLAGLIL
- a CDS encoding SH3 domain-containing protein, with translation MRGDLADVRLAEQVFAPHYAAPLKARVLTGIALFADRNLSEPIGDLAPGDVFEVLELAGKHAWGLSVRAGMVGYVDRTALDKVSDFDS
- the zwf gene encoding glucose-6-phosphate dehydrogenase, with amino-acid sequence MQRNPVGKLLLFGATGDLAQRMLLPSLYGLHADGLLPDGLTITGSARSDLDDAGFRDFAKKALDEFLPADRKDEGALSGFLDRIFYQSVDLSDQSTYQALAEKVGDVSCGLAIYLSTAPSLFEPAVKGLKSVGLAGDTVRIGLEKPLGYDLGSSKEINDTVASVFPEDRIFRIDHYLGKETVQNILALRFGNSMFEPIWNAQGIDNVQITIAETVGLEDRAGYYEGAGALRDMVANHMLQLVALIAMEPPALYDGTAIRDEKAKVFRSMRKIEAEAVQQCTVTGQYEEGAVGGKVVKGYDDELGYDSNVETFVAIKAHIDNWRWQGVPFYLRTGKRMAKRRSEIAIQFKPVPHSMFRGRGGLLQPNTLVIRLQPEEYVQLLVMTKEPGLDREGVRLREVPLNLSLDAEFAGSRRRIAYERLLLDLIEGDQTLFVRRDEVEAQWTWIDAIRAGWEANKTKPKHYTAGTWGPAGAIGLTERDGVTWQDD